The Streptomyces sp. NBC_00459 DNA segment GGTATTTCCATACACGCCCCGTGTTGCTATTTGCCCGAAATGTCTGCCCGTTCGAGGAGCGTCGAGAGGTGTCAAGGAAAGGCGGCCGGATTCCCTGAAAGGGTCAGACGGTAGTGCCTGGTTGACCCGAATCCCTTGCACTGAAGGGGACTTGAGGGTGGGCTCGTCCACAGTAATCCACACCTCGGAAAAGTTATCCACAGGCTGTGCGAAAGATCTGTGGATTACCGAAGTGATCGTTTCCAAAGGTGTCCACGAGATGGCCAATTCCCGAAGCAAACCACCGTCACGCCCACTTTCGGGTGGAAATGCGTAACTCCGGCGAGTTACACCAGGGAAACGAGTGGACGAAGGGTGGCATGCCGGGCTGTGGACGGATCGACGGCCTGTAGGGCGATTTGTCGACAGACCGGCACCCTGTTGTCGACTTGTCCCCAGGTCGAGAAGCGGGCCTGTGGATAACTTCTGTGGATAACGGAAATCGGCTGGTAGGACCGGCCGGAAGCACAGGCGGACCGCTTAGAAGCGGCCGTCCTGGCAGCGAGCCACCCAGTCGGCGGCCGTCACGAACTCCTCGTCGGACGTCCCCGGCAGAGGAGCACGGACGTCGTCCACGCCGATGTCCGCACGCGGGTACGAACCCAGGTACCGCACCTTGAGACAGATCCGCCTGAGCCCCATGAGAGCCTCGGCGACCTTCCGGTCGGAGATGTGACCCTCGGCGTCAATGGCGAAGCAGTAGTTGCCGATGCCCTGCCCGGTCGGCCGGGACTGCAGCAGCATCAGGTTGACGCCCCGCACCGCGAACTCGCCCAGCAGATCACGCAGTCCACCGGGGTGGTCGTCGCGCTGCCAGATGACGACGGACGTCTTGTCCGCGCCGGTCGGCGCCGCGGGCCGGGCGGGCCTGCCCACCAGGACGAACCGCGTCTGCGCGTTCTCCGCGTCGTGGATGCCGGTCTCCAGCGCGGTGAGGCCGTACCGGGCGGCTGCGAACTCGCCCGCGAAGGCCGCGTCGTAACGGCCCTCCTGGACCAGCCGGGCACCGTCCGCGTTCGAGGCGGACGACTCCCACACCACGTCCGGGAGGTTGATCTTCATCCAGTTGCGGATCTGCGACTGCGCGGCCGGATGGGCGGTGACGGTCTTGATCTCCGACAGCTTGGTGCCTGGCCTGACCAGCAGCGCGAAGGTGATCGACAGCAGCACCTCGCGGTAGATCATCAGCGGGGAGCCCGCGACCAGCTCGTCGAGGGTGGTGGTGATACCGCCCTCGACGGAGTTCTCGATCGGCACGAACGCGGCCTCGACCTCACCGCTGCGCACCGCGTCGAGCGTGGCCGGCACGGACACCATCGGGATCAGCTCTCGGGTGGCCGTCTCGGGAAGCGTGCGCAGGGCAACCTCGGTGAAGGTGCCCTCGGGGCCGAGATACGCGTAGCTGGCTGGCATGACCTCACCCTAATGGCCCTTGTCCGGCCCGACGCACGCTTCCCGGCTCCGCCGCCCCAAGGGCGACAGGGGCCCGTCGAGCGTGCTGTGGCCCCGGCACCGCTTGGGAACCGGCCGCGCGTCACCCCTCCAGCAGCCGCTGCCCGACGTACTCCCCCTCGCCCGCCCCGCCCGGCACCGCGAACAGTCCGCTCGACTCGTGCCGGATGAACCTCGACAGCGCGTCGCCCCGGTCGAGCTTGCGCTGGACGGGGACGAAACCGCGCAGCGGGTCGGCCTGCCAGCAGACGAAGAGGAGCCCCGCGTCGGGCGTCCCGTCCGCCCCGATCCCGTCGTGGAAGGAGAACGGGCGCCGCAGGATGGCAGCGCCCCCGTTCTCGTCGGGGCGGGTGATCCGGGAGTGCGCGTTGATGGGGACCACGAGATCGCCGTTGGCGTCGACCTTCTCCAGGTCCATGGCGGTCGTCTCGGAACCGCCGCTGAGCGGCGCCCCGTTCGACTTCTTCCGCCCGACCACGTCCTCCTGCTGCTTGACCGACAGCTGCTCCCAGTCGTCGAGAAGCATGCGGATACGGCGTACGACGGCATAGGAGCCGTTCGCCATCCAGGACGGTTCGCCGGCGGCGGGCACGAAGATGCGCTTGTCGAAGTCGGCCTCGGACGGCTTCGGGTTGCGGGTGCCGTCCATCTGGCCCATCAGGTTGCGGGCGGTCATCGGCTGCGCGGTGGCGCCCGGCGACCGGTTGAAGCCGTTCATCTGCCAGCGGACCCGGGCCGCGCTGCCCGCGTCCTTCTGGATCGCGCGCAGGGCGTGGAAGGCGACCAGGGCGTCGTTGGCGCCGATCTGCACCCACAGATCGCCGTTGCTGCGGGCCTTGTCGAGGTGGTCGGAGGAGAACTCGGGCAGCGGATCGAGCGCGACCGGGCGCTGCTTCTCCAGCCCGGTGCGGGCGAAGAAGCCGTATCCGAAGCCGAAGGTGACCGTCAGGGACGAGGGGCCCGCGTCCCGGGCGACATCCGTGTCGTCGTGCGCGGCGGCCTCGCCCGCCATGAGCCGCCGGGCGGTGTCGGACCAGCGGCGCAGCAGCGCGGCGGCCTCGGTGCGGCCCGCGCCCGCCGCCAGGTCGAAGGCGATGAGGTGGCCGCTGGCCTGGAGGCCCTCGGTGATGCCC contains these protein-coding regions:
- the pheA gene encoding prephenate dehydratase, encoding MPASYAYLGPEGTFTEVALRTLPETATRELIPMVSVPATLDAVRSGEVEAAFVPIENSVEGGITTTLDELVAGSPLMIYREVLLSITFALLVRPGTKLSEIKTVTAHPAAQSQIRNWMKINLPDVVWESSASNADGARLVQEGRYDAAFAGEFAAARYGLTALETGIHDAENAQTRFVLVGRPARPAAPTGADKTSVVIWQRDDHPGGLRDLLGEFAVRGVNLMLLQSRPTGQGIGNYCFAIDAEGHISDRKVAEALMGLRRICLKVRYLGSYPRADIGVDDVRAPLPGTSDEEFVTAADWVARCQDGRF
- the efeB gene encoding iron uptake transporter deferrochelatase/peroxidase subunit; its protein translation is MADQSTKENKKEDAVGDAQENGEQGISRRRLLGTAGATGLALGAAGGATGYAVGSSDDGSGSGSSGSSLALASVGADMAMFHGKHQPGITEGLQASGHLIAFDLAAGAGRTEAAALLRRWSDTARRLMAGEAAAHDDTDVARDAGPSSLTVTFGFGYGFFARTGLEKQRPVALDPLPEFSSDHLDKARSNGDLWVQIGANDALVAFHALRAIQKDAGSAARVRWQMNGFNRSPGATAQPMTARNLMGQMDGTRNPKPSEADFDKRIFVPAAGEPSWMANGSYAVVRRIRMLLDDWEQLSVKQQEDVVGRKKSNGAPLSGGSETTAMDLEKVDANGDLVVPINAHSRITRPDENGGAAILRRPFSFHDGIGADGTPDAGLLFVCWQADPLRGFVPVQRKLDRGDALSRFIRHESSGLFAVPGGAGEGEYVGQRLLEG